Sequence from the Nocardia brasiliensis genome:
CCGACAACTCGGTGAGGTTCATCTCCGCGTCGCCGCCGCGCCGCGCGACCGCGTGCCCGCCGCCGAGGTCGAGGTCGGTGAGCAGGCGCCCGTGCTCGCGGCGGACCTGCGCCATTTCCGCGACCAGTCGCCGGATGGCCTCCCCGTAGTGATCCGGGTTGTAGACCTGTGCACCGAGATGGCAGTGCAGGCCGATCAATTCGAGTGTCGGTGTGCCGAGCACCCTGGCCACCGCCGTGGCCAGCTCGTCGAGCGGGAAGCCGGGCGCCGCGGCGTCGTCCCAGGTCGGATAGCCGTCGCGGCCGATCCCCGGCGCGACGCGCAGCAGCACGCGCTGGGGACGGGTGGCGATCGAGGCGAGCACGCCGATCTCGTCCAATGACCCGAGCACCACCCGGCCGACCCGGTGCGCCGCCGCCGTCTCGAGCGTCGCGCGTGGCAGGCCGCGGGCGTGCAGGATGATCCGCTGCGGATCGACGCCTGCGGCCAGCGCGGTGGTCAGGTCGTCCTCGGTGGACGCGACCACCGAGAGCCCCTCGGCGGTGATCCGGTCAACGACGCCATGCACCGGCAAAGCGGCTGCGGCGTAGCCGATCTCGGCCTCGGCGAAGGTCTTGCGGTAGACCCGGCATCGCTGTCTGACCTCGTGTTCGTCGACCACCCGCAGCGCGGTGCCGTAGGTGTCGGCGATCTCGGTGAGCGCGACGCCGCCGAGCACGATCCCGTCGTCCGCGTCGTACGCGGCGCCTGCCGGCCACACCGCGGAATCCAGCGGCGCCGCCGTTTCCGGCCGGGGTGGCGACAAGAAGTCCACTAGCGTCACGGCTGATCTCCTGACCCGCTCCCCGCTTTCTCCGTTCTGCGGGGCCTACCAACTACTACGTCCTTGCGTAGACCCTGAGTGGGTCGCTTAGCACAACCTTGACCCCGCGTGCGGCGATCTTGACGAATCACTGACACGCCGCCGCTCAGTAGCCCACGTCGCGACTCAGCAGGTCCGCGGTGGTTTCCCGGCGGACCAGCTCGCGGCACTGGCCGTGGCGCACCGCGACGATCGGCGGGCGGCCGACGCTGTTGTACGACGAGGCGAGGCTGTGGTGGTACGCGCCCGTGCTCGGCACCGCGAGCACTTCGCCGGGGCGCAGGTCGACCGGCAGTTGTACGTCGGTGGCCAGGATGTCGCCCGCCTCGCAGAACCGGCCCGCGACCGTCGCGGTCATGCTCGCGCAGGTGGGGTGTCGGTTCGCCACGACGACGGTGTAGCGCGCCCCGTACAGCGCGACGCGCGGGTTGTCGCTCATGCCGCCGTCCACCGTGACGTAGGTGTGCCCGCCCTCGATGTGCTTGACCGAGAGCACTCGGTACAGCGTCACCCCGGCGTGCGCGACGATCGCGCGGCCCGGTTCCAGCGCGAGGGTCGGGCGGGGAAAGTGCCTGCGCGCACAGGCCGCGTCGAGCGCGTCCTCGACGATGGCGGCCAGGTCGGTCAGGTCCATCGCGGAATCGCCGGTGCGGTAGGCGACGGCGTGCCCGCCGCCGAGATCGAGCTCGGTGAGCAGGTGGCCGTGGTCGGTACGAACCCGCGCCATCTCGGTGATCATCCGGCGCACCGCCTCGCCGTAGTAGTCCGGGTCGTGGATCTGCGAGCCGAGGTGGCAGTGGAAGCCGACCAGGTGCAATTTGGGCTGGCGCAGGATCCGGGCGACCGCCTCGGCCGCCGCCGCGCCACCCAGCGGGAAGCCGAACTTCTGGTCGGTGACACCGGTTTTCACCGCGGGATGGCCGTGCACATCGATGCCGGGGGACAGGCGCAGCAGGACATTCTGCGAATCGGTGACCAACGCCGAGAGCAGGGTGATCTCGGCCAGCGAGTCGACCACGATCCGGCCGACCCCGGCCTGTACCGCGGCGGTCAGCTCGTCGAACGATTTGCCGTTGCCGTGCATGATGATGCGCCGCGGTGCGACGCCCGCGGCCAACGCGATGGCCAGCTCCCCTGCGGAGCACACGTCTACCGACAGTCCCTCCTGGGAGACCCAGTTGGCGACCGCGCGGATCATCAAAGCCTTACCGGCGTAGATGATCTCGGCCTGGGGGAAGGCCTTGCGGTAGGCCCGGCAGCGTTCCCTGACCTCGCGCTCGTCCAGGACATAGGTCGGAGTTCCGTACTGGTCGGCGATATCGGCGAGGGCGACTCCGCCGATCGTTATGCGGCCCGCATCGTCGTAATGGGTGTCGTGCGGCCATACCGCCGAGTCGAGGCGCGAGGGCATTCCCGACTTCAGCGACGGGAAGATTTCGAGCAGCGTCACGGTGTCTCCTGTGTGCGTCCCCGCTATTCCGTATGCGGGGCCGCTGTCAGGACTACGCCGATTCCACCAGGCCAAACATCCAGCTTACGTCTACTTGACGATCCCGCCCCCGATCTTGACGCAACCTTGACCCCGCCCGTGAGCTGGACGACAGATCAGGAGGAACTGGTGGCGGCATCGTCCGAGAGCGCGCCGCCACCAATTCCTCCTGATCGAGTGACCAGAGCGCTCAGCCACCCAGCTTTCGGTAGAAGGCGCCCGCGATGGGCGCGGTGACGGCGCGCGGACCGTACTGGCCCGCGACACTCATGCCCTTGCTGATCAAGCCGGGCACCACCCGCATCTTGTTGCGGGCCAGGGCGTCGATGGAGACCTTCGCGGTGTATTCCGAGGAGACCCACATGAAGTCGGGCACCAGCCGGTCGACGATCGACGCCTCGGCGGGATCGGGCGTCTCGGTGCGCACCGGGCCCGGCGCCAGCAGCGTGACGTGCACGCCGGAATCCTTCAGCTCGCCACGCAGCGACTCGCAGAAGGTGTTGGCGAAGGCCTTGCTCGCGGCATAGGTCGCGTTGTTCGGGATCGGCATGTTCCCCGCGGCCGAGCCGCTGATCAGGATGCCGCCGCCACCGCGAGCGATCATGCCGGGCAGCACGGCGAGCGTGAGATCGTGCACCGCAACGGCATTGAGCTCCATCTGCGCCCGCTCGTAGGCGAGATCGAGCTCGGCGACCGCGCCGAAGGTGGCGATGCCCGCGTTGTTGCACAGGATCGCGATGTCGCGGGCGCCGAGTTCCTCGACCAGCGCGCCGCGTTGCGTGCGATCGGACAGGTCGACCGCGCGCACCTCGGCGGTGATGCCGTGCGCCAGCGTCAGCCGCTGGGCGAGCTCGGTGAGCACGTCCCCGCGCCGGGCGACCAGGATCAGCGAATAGCCGCGGGCGGCGAGGTCGGCGGCCAGCGCGGTGCCGATGCCGGAGGAGGCGCCGGTGACCACGGCGCGGTTCTCGGAGGTGGGGGAGGGCAGGCTCACGTCAGGGAGCCTAAGCGATGTTTCAGAACGGCCGGGCGTGCGGTCTCGGCTATCCGGCGGCCTTGTCCGCGTGGCCGGGTTGCACGTCCGTCGGTTCCGGCGACCGGACCGGCAGCAGTGCGGCCAGCCCGAGCACGAGCACCAGGACCAGCCCGACGATGCCCGCGCGATCGGCGTCGAACACCACAACGAACACCCCGAACAGGACCGGCGCGAGGAACGACACCGCACGCCCGGTGGTGGTGTAGAGGCCGAAGATCTGCCCTTCGCGCCCGGGCGGGGCCAGGCGGGCGAGGAATGATCGGGACGCCGACTGCGCCGGGCCGACGAACACGGTGAGCAGCAGCCCGAATATCCAGAACAGCAACGGCCCCGACACCGCGAGCAGCACCAGCCCGCACACGATCATCGCCACCAGCGAGACCACGATGACGGTCTTCGGTCCGCTGCGGTCGTCGAGCCGTCCCGCGACGATCGCGCCGAGCGCCGCGACCACATTGGCGGCGATGCCGAACAGCAGCACATCGGCGTCGGCGATGCCGTACACCCGGACCGCGAGCACCGCACCGAAGGTGAACACGCCCGCGAGTCCGTCGCGGAACACCGCGCTGGCCAACAGGAACCAGACAACGCGCTGATCGGCTCGCCACAGCTCGCCGAGATCGCGGAACAGCACCCGGTAGGACGCGACGAAGCCGGCGTTCGCGGCGCCGGGATCGGCGTCGGTGCGCGGCAATTCGGGGACGCTGAACAGCACCGGCAGCGCGAACGCGGCGAACCAGACCGCGGCGACCACGGCGACCAGCCGGATGTTGAGCCCGTCGTCGGTGGGTATGCCGAGCAGTCCGCGATTGTCGCCGCTGCCGGAGATGAAGCCGAAGTAGCAGATCAGCAGCAGGAAGATGCCGCCGAAATAGCCCATCGCCCAGCCGAATCCGGAGACCCGGCCGACGTTCTCCGGGGTCGACACCTGACGCAGCATCGCGTTGTAGGGCACGCTCGCCAGCTCGAAGAACGCCGAGCCGAGCCCGAGCAGCAGCAGGCCGTACCAGAGGTAGTGGTAGTCGTCGTGCACGAAGAACATCAGCGTCATCGCCGCGATGCAGAGCCCGGTCAGGAAGGCAAGGGAGCGTTTGCGTTTCGCGGACGCGTCGAACCGCTGCCCGAAAACCGGCGCGGTCACGGCCACTATGAGTCCGGCGAGCCCGAGCGCCCAGCCGAGCCACGCGCTCGCCGAGATGCCGCCGGGCAGATCGTCGCCGACCTTGTCGGTGAGATACACGGAGAAGACGAAGGTGAGGATCACGGCGTTGAACGCGGACGATCCCCAATC
This genomic interval carries:
- a CDS encoding diaminopimelate decarboxylase family protein; protein product: MTLVDFLSPPRPETAAPLDSAVWPAGAAYDADDGIVLGGVALTEIADTYGTALRVVDEHEVRQRCRVYRKTFAEAEIGYAAAALPVHGVVDRITAEGLSVVASTEDDLTTALAAGVDPQRIILHARGLPRATLETAAAHRVGRVVLGSLDEIGVLASIATRPQRVLLRVAPGIGRDGYPTWDDAAAPGFPLDELATAVARVLGTPTLELIGLHCHLGAQVYNPDHYGEAIRRLVAEMAQVRREHGRLLTDLDLGGGHAVARRGGDAEMNLTELSAIIEDALDAACARQHFPRPKIALEPGRGIVARAGVTLYRVLSVKRGDGGRISVVIDSEERGGAYAGAVVANRKAAGPLCTATLAGRAGDVILVTDARLPADLRPGELLAVPCTGAYHSGPAMSVIGVRGGRCVELLRREPHLLDRDAS
- the lysA gene encoding diaminopimelate decarboxylase, with protein sequence MTLLEIFPSLKSGMPSRLDSAVWPHDTHYDDAGRITIGGVALADIADQYGTPTYVLDEREVRERCRAYRKAFPQAEIIYAGKALMIRAVANWVSQEGLSVDVCSAGELAIALAAGVAPRRIIMHGNGKSFDELTAAVQAGVGRIVVDSLAEITLLSALVTDSQNVLLRLSPGIDVHGHPAVKTGVTDQKFGFPLGGAAAAEAVARILRQPKLHLVGFHCHLGSQIHDPDYYGEAVRRMITEMARVRTDHGHLLTELDLGGGHAVAYRTGDSAMDLTDLAAIVEDALDAACARRHFPRPTLALEPGRAIVAHAGVTLYRVLSVKHIEGGHTYVTVDGGMSDNPRVALYGARYTVVVANRHPTCASMTATVAGRFCEAGDILATDVQLPVDLRPGEVLAVPSTGAYHHSLASSYNSVGRPPIVAVRHGQCRELVRRETTADLLSRDVGY
- the cmrA gene encoding mycolate reductase (Catalyzes the final step in mycolic acid biosynthesis.), which codes for MSLPSPTSENRAVVTGASSGIGTALAADLAARGYSLILVARRGDVLTELAQRLTLAHGITAEVRAVDLSDRTQRGALVEELGARDIAILCNNAGIATFGAVAELDLAYERAQMELNAVAVHDLTLAVLPGMIARGGGGILISGSAAGNMPIPNNATYAASKAFANTFCESLRGELKDSGVHVTLLAPGPVRTETPDPAEASIVDRLVPDFMWVSSEYTAKVSIDALARNKMRVVPGLISKGMSVAGQYGPRAVTAPIAGAFYRKLGG
- a CDS encoding MFS transporter; the encoded protein is MTEVNARATVGQAAGRAQVVAWGFWDWGSSAFNAVILTFVFSVYLTDKVGDDLPGGISASAWLGWALGLAGLIVAVTAPVFGQRFDASAKRKRSLAFLTGLCIAAMTLMFFVHDDYHYLWYGLLLLGLGSAFFELASVPYNAMLRQVSTPENVGRVSGFGWAMGYFGGIFLLLICYFGFISGSGDNRGLLGIPTDDGLNIRLVAVVAAVWFAAFALPVLFSVPELPRTDADPGAANAGFVASYRVLFRDLGELWRADQRVVWFLLASAVFRDGLAGVFTFGAVLAVRVYGIADADVLLFGIAANVVAALGAIVAGRLDDRSGPKTVIVVSLVAMIVCGLVLLAVSGPLLFWIFGLLLTVFVGPAQSASRSFLARLAPPGREGQIFGLYTTTGRAVSFLAPVLFGVFVVVFDADRAGIVGLVLVLVLGLAALLPVRSPEPTDVQPGHADKAAG